tggcaaatataacatataaaatataaataataatttataaagataAGATGATTGTAAGCTgctctttttttaacatttatatatacCACATAAAAGATTTTTCATGATTTAGTATAAAATCTATGTTATCACACAATTTCTTATGGTTATTCCTCCTTTGAGTAAATTTATCtagaaaattatatttcagaAGTGGCAAAGTAAATTTGTCACTTTAAAATGAGTGGAAAAATCTTAGAATTAGAAGTAGGTATTAGGTTTATAAGTAAAATATGCAGAGCAGAAATGGAGATTAGTAAGAATTCTAAATTAGACTATGGTTTATGGTTCACGAGAACATACAAACAAACTTTGAAAGATTAGAGTCTCAAATAGGTTGAGACTCAGAAGTCAAAGTGTGTTGGctaatgtttaaaacatttatttgaagTCTACTAATAGACTGATAGGAAAGAAGGGGGgatagaaaaagacaaaaatacaaaagGGGGCCATTCtagcaaaatatttaaatggtTGCCCTCTTTATTGCTGGTCTACTCTgacataaaatttctatttttctttgtagtCCATCATGACAAGAAACTTCACCTCTGTGACTGAGTTCATCCTCCTGGGTCTCACTAGCCATGTGGAGCttcaaattctcttttttgtgttgtttctaGTGGTATATGTGGTCACAGTGGCAGGCAACCTGGGCATGATCCTGCTCATCAAGGCCAATGCCAggctccacacacccatgtactttttctTGAGCCACTTATCCTTTGTGGATATGTGCTTCTCTTCCAATGTGACCCCAAAGATGCTTCAGATTTTCCTCTCAGAGAGGAAAACTATTTCCTACCCTGCATGCTTGGTCCAATGTTACCTCTTCATTGCATTGGTCCATGTTGAAATCTACATCCTGGCTCTGATGGCCTTTGATCGTTATATGGCCATCTGTAACCCTCTGCTTTATGGTAGCAAGATGTCCCAGAGTGtatgcacatctttaatcacagTGCCTTATGTGTATGGGGCACTTACAGGTCTGATGGAGACCATGTGGACTTACAACCTGGCTTTCTGTGGTCACAATGAAATCAATCACTTCTACTGTGCTGATCCACCATTGATTAAGCTAGCTTGTTCTGACACTTATCACAAAGAAACCTCCATGTTTGTTGTAGCTGGGTTTaacctctccttctccctgcttaTTATTCTCACTTCCTACCTGTATATCTTTCCTGCTATTCTGAGGATTAGCTCTACAGAAGGCAAGCGAAAAGCTTTCTCCACCTGTGGCTCCCATCTGACAGCTGTCGTCATATTCTATTCAACTCTTTTTGTCATGTATCTCAGACCAACAACCAGAGAGTCTGTGGAACAAGGTAAAATGGTTGCTGTGTTCTATACCACTGTCATTCCCATGTTGAACCCCATGATTtacagcctgaggaacaaagATGTGAAAGAAGCAATAAGCAAGGAAttgtcacagaaaaaaatgtatttttctgaaaaaaggaattcaattttcttttgtaCTCGTGGAACTTTTTGTAGGAATTATCATTGTTTTCTAAAGTTGCAAAAATAATACTGACAAGAAATTAAAGTGTGATAAGACAAGAGAGGGCAGGGGATTGCACGAATTTAATTCTTTTCCAAAATGGAAACTCATTAAATTTTGGTTATAAAATTTCCTATGCCTACATTTGCCTCACTTTCTAGTCAAATTTTACttaatattctttttactttctgCACAGGGATGCTATGTTTTTCACCCCTTTGCATCTGTGGCTACTGCTGGAAGATGAATTCTGTTAGAATTCATTAATATCATTTCTCTTTCAGCAcctgtcatttgttttctctttagtatATTACTTATATTTAAGCCATTGTCTTTTTGGTCATAAGTAATGCTATTTAATTCTAAGACAGTGCATACAAAGTATAGAATAGTGATGGATGCCTTTTGTTTTTAGGTTCATCTGTTGAGTGGGCTTGTTTCTACAACATGATATGATCATTTATCCAAATGGCTAaacttcataattttaaaattattggtgAATAATTATACATGTACTTTTACTCATCAAATACTATCATATGGTTAGTACAAATGCCTTTTTCATTTATACCAACCCATATTTCCTTATACAGAACAATTTACCTTCATTCCTTTGAAGAACTGAACAATGTTGAatcatgtgtatatttttacttatattttttgatCTGAACTTGTTGATTTGGCAgtatctttttattaattttaagtattaGCGTTTTTCACAAACTCCTGCACTCCTGCTCTACATGAGTTCCCTTTTTTACAgtagaatatttgaatattaatccaaattaaaatgaatattactATGGGTATATAACAGTTatgtttttgaaataataatactCAAGAGGAAGAACTATAAGCTCCGAAGGTGATGATAGAAACTCCACagtaagaccaacagagtcaactacaCCTGGACCTTGGggatctcagagtctgaaccacaaactaaacatacatgggctggatctaggcaTCCCTggatatatgtagcagatgtgtattttggtcttcatgtgggtcccaaacaactggagggGGATTagccaaaagctgttgcctgtgtgtggggatatgttcttctagctgggttgccttgtatGAACTCAATAGTAGAgaaagtgcctagcctcacaaagacttgaagtgccagggtgagaGATTATCCAAGggtcccccacccactcagaggagaaaaagaggtggGGTCtggggaaagattgtgggagtgGTGAGCTggaggagggcagtgagtgggatataaagaaaataagaaaataaaaaagtaatgaaGGTTGAATCCAGGGTCTTTTAAATTTTGGACAAGCAGTATGTATAACACTAAATCACACCCATAGCCTTTTTATAATCTTAATCTATAAATTACATGCATTTTTAGCATCAAAAAATAAGTTGTGTGTTCAGTTATTGTACCACAGCAGAAAATTTGAGGATTTAGTATTTAAGTTACTTATCTGCTTTAACTTTTAATTCCTTTTTCAAAAACTATAAAGAAGGCTAGTACAACAGAGGACAGCTGTTATCGCAGATCTCTGGTGGTGATCTGTCTGGGAGGTTGGGTCACTTTATGCTGTGCTAAATTCAGTCATGGTAATATACAAAAGGGGACACAGAAGATTTTTTTCACCAATCTGAAGGTTGTCAATTTATCCTATTgtctatgtcctttgctttacagaagcttttcagtttcatgaggtcccatttatgaatTCTTGGTCTTAGAACCTGAACCACTGGAGTAAAAATTTCTTCCTGTGTCAATGAtttcaagactctttcccactttctcttctattagactcagtgtatatggttttatgttggggtccttgatggacttgagctttgtacatggtgacaaatatggatctattttcatttttctatgtaccaaatgccagcaccatttattgaagatacatTCTTttgtcacatatatatatatatatatatatatatatatatatatatatatatactttttatcaaaatcaagtgtccataaatgTGTAGTTTTatatctgggtctttaattctattccattgatcatcctgtctgtctctgtaacaatactgtgcagtttttatcactgttgctctgtataacagcttgaggtca
The DNA window shown above is from Mus pahari chromosome 3, PAHARI_EIJ_v1.1, whole genome shotgun sequence and carries:
- the LOC110318957 gene encoding LOW QUALITY PROTEIN: olfactory receptor 5M8-like (The sequence of the model RefSeq protein was modified relative to this genomic sequence to represent the inferred CDS: inserted 1 base in 1 codon), which produces MTRNFTSVTEFILLGLTSHVELQILFFVLFLVVYVVTVAGNLGMILLIKANARLHTPMYFFLSHLSFVDMCFSSNVTPKMLQIFLSERKTISYPACLVQCYLFIALVHVEIYILALMAFDRYMAICNPLLYGSKMSQSVCTSLITVPYVYGALTGLMETMWTYNLAFCGHNEINHFYCADPPLIKLACSDTYHKETSMFVVAGFNLSFSLLIILTSYLYIFPAILRISSTEGKRKAFSTCGSHLTAVVIFYSTLFVMYLRPTTRESVEQGKMVAVFYTTVIPMLNPMIYSLRNKDVKEAISKELSQKKMYFSEKRXFNFLLYSWNFL